One Ricinus communis isolate WT05 ecotype wild-type chromosome 7, ASM1957865v1, whole genome shotgun sequence genomic region harbors:
- the LOC8267672 gene encoding pentatricopeptide repeat-containing protein At3g49730 has product MQRLSSKTISLLNKHCCRFNLIHVQLYQKGQEPIDRNPLSNNLRNGFGVVCLKTQENNTSDRDNSSSKVDEFAKDVEKVYRILRNFHSRVPKLELALQESGVTMRAGLTERVLNRCGDAGNLGYRFFVWASKQPGYRHSYENYKAMVKIFSKMRQFGAVWALLEEMRKDNSVLITSELFIVLIRRFASARLVEKAIEVLDEMPKYGCEPDEYVFGCLLDALCKNGSVKQAASLFEDMRVRFSPSLKHFTSLLYGWCREGKLIEAKHVLVQMREAGFEPDIVVFNNLLSAYSMAGKMTDAFDLLKEMVRKGCEPNANSYTIMIQAFCSQEKMDEAMRVFVEMERTGCEADVVTYTALISGFCKWGKINRGYQILDAMKQKGHMPNQLTYLRILLAHEKKEELEECLELIESMRMVGCVPDLSIYNVVIRLACKLGEVKQGVQIWNEMEASDFSPELDTFVIMIHGFLGQGCLVEACEYFKEMIGRGLLTTPQYGILKELLNALLRGEKLGMAKDVWSCIVTKGCELNADAWTIWIHSLFSNGHVKEACSYCLDMMEADIMPKPETFAKLMRGLRKLFNREFAAEITEKVRKMAADRQTTFKMYKRRGERDLKEKAKARKDGRKRRARRRQWGGVRNRASI; this is encoded by the coding sequence ATGCAAAGACTTTCTTCAAAAACAATCTCTCTTCTTAACAAACATTGCTGCCGTTTTAATCTCATTCATGTACAACTCTACCAAAAAGGTCAAGAACCCATTGACAGAAACCCTCTGTCTAACAATCTAAGAAATGGGTTTGGTGTTGTTTGTCTCAAAactcaagaaaataatacttcAGACAGAGACAACAGCAGCAGCAAGGTTGATGAGTTTGCTAAAGATGTTGAAAAAGTATATAGAATCCTCAGAAACTTCCATTCTAGAGTTCCAAAGTTAGAGCTTGCCTTGCAAGAATCTGGTGTTACAATGCGAGCAGGATTAACTGAACGTGTATTAAATCGTTGCGGTGATGCTGGGAATTTGGGGTATAGGTTCTTTGTGTGGGCATCAAAGCAGCCTGGTTATAGGCATAGTTATGAGAATTATAAGGCCATGGTTAAGATTTTTAGTAAAATGAGACAATTTGGTGCTGTTTGGGCTTTATTAGAGGAAATGAGGAAAGATAACAGTGTGTTGATAACAAGTGAATTGTTTATTGTTTTGATTAGGAGGTTTGCTTCCGCTAGATTAGTTGAGAAGGCAATTGAAGTATTAGATGAGATGCCAAAGTATGGATGTGAACCTGATGAGTATGTGTTTGGTTGTTTATTGGATGCATTGTGTAAGAATGGCAGTGTTAAACAAGCTGCTTCTCTTTTTGAGGATATGAGAGTGAGGTTTAGTCCGAGCTTGAAGCATTTTACTTCTTTGTTGTATGGTTGGTGTAGAGAAGGGAAACTAATTGAGGCTAAACATGTGTTGGTACAAATGCGAGAAGCAGGATTTGAGCCGGATATTGTTGTGTTTAACAATCTGTTAAGTGCCTATTCGATGGCTGGAAAAATGACTGATGCTTTTGATTTGTTGAAGGAGATGGTGAGGAAGGGGTGTGAGCCTAATGCGAACTCGTATACTATTATGATCCAGGCATTTTGTTCACAGGAGAAAATGGATGAAGCAATGAGGGTTTTTGTTGAGATGGAAAGGACTGGTTGTGAGGCAGATGTTGTGACATATACTGCATTGATAAGTGGCTTTTGTAAGTGGGGTAAGATTAATAGAGGATATCAGATTTTAGATGCTATGAAACAGAAAGGGCATATGCCTAATCAATTGACTTACTTGCGCATATTGCTGGCCCATGAAAAGAAGGAGGAGTTAGAAGAGTGTTTAGAATTGATAGAGAGTATGCGGATGGTTGGTTGTGTTCCTGATCTTAGTATTTACAATGTAGTAATTAGGCTGGCTTGCAAGCTGGGGGAGGTGAAACAGGGTGTTCAAATTTGGAATGAAATGGAAGCAAGCGACTTTAGTCCAGAGCTTGATACTTTTGTTATTATGATTCATGGGTTTCTTGGGCAGGGATGTTTAGTTGAGGCTTGCGAGTATTTCAAGGAAATGATTGGGAGAGGCCTTTTAACTACTCCTCAATATGGTATCCTGAAGGAGTTATTAAATGCTCTGCTGAGAGGCGAGAAGCTTGGAATGGCTAAAGATGTTTGGAGTTGCATTGTGACAAAAGGATGTGAGCTCAATGCAGACGCCTGGACAATTTGGATTCATTCACTGTTCTCAAATGGGCATGTGAAAGAGGCTTGTTCTTACTGTTTGGACATGATGGAAGCAGATATAATGCCAAAGCCAGAAACTTTCGCAAAGCTAATGCGTGGTTTAAGAAAATTGTTCAACAGAGAGTTTGCAGCAGAGATCACAGAGAAGGTGAGAAAGATGGCTGCAGATAGACAGACCACTTTCAAAATGTATAAACGAAGAGGGGAGAgggatttgaaagaaaaggctaAGGCAAGAAAGGATGGGAGAAAGAGGAGGGCTCGTAGACGCCAGTGGGGTGGGGTCCGTAATAGAGCCAGCATTTAG
- the LOC8267674 gene encoding squalene epoxidase 3 isoform X1, producing the protein MSPISIQLPPRPQLYRSLISSLSLSTYKQPPSPPSFSLTIANSPPQPQPQATVSSKTRTITRLSNSSNRVNLLQAEQQPQEPSSDLSYSSSPPHCVSGGYNIKLMEVGTDNYAVIIILGTFFASLFAFVFLSILRYNFKNKNKAKIHDETTLKTQNDNVRLPDNGSGNDVIIVGAGVAGAALAYTLGKDGRRVHVIERDLTEPDRIVGELLQPGGYLKLIELGLEDCVLEIDAQRVLGYALFKDGKNTRLSYPLEKFHADVAGRSFHNGRFIQRMREKAASLPNVKLEQGTVTSLLEENGTIKGVQYKTKDGQEIRAYAPLTIVCDGCFSNLRRSLCNPKVDVPSCFVGLVLENCQLPFANHGHVVLADPSPILFYPISSTEVRCLVDVPGQKVPSIANGEMAKYLKNVVAPQIPPVLHDAFISAIDKGNIRTMPNRSMPADPHPTPGALLMGDAFNMRHPLTGGGMTVALSDIVVLRDLLKPLRDLNDATSLTKYLESFYTLRKPVASTINTLAGALYKVFSASPDQARKEMRQACFDYLSLGGIFSSGPVALLSGLNPRPLSLVMHFFAVAIYGVGRLLLPFPSPKAVWIGARLISSASGIIFPIIKAEGVRQMFFPATIPAIYRPPPVKDTADDEQKSR; encoded by the exons atgagtCCAATCTCAATCCAGCTGCCACCAAGACCACAACTTTACCGGTCATTAATTTcgtctctttctctctctacctATAAACAGCCACCTTCTCCTCCTTCATTCTCTCTGACAATCGCAAACTCACCACCACAACCACAGCCACAAGCCACCGTCTCATCAAAAACAAGAACTATTACTAGACTAAGCAACAGCAGCAATAGGGTTAATCTTTTGCAAGCCGAGCAACAACCCCAAGAACCATCTTCCGatctttcttattcttcttctccaCCGCATTGTGTTAGTGGTGGCTATAATATAAAGCTTATGGAAGTTGGGACTGATAACTACgctgttattattattcttggGACTTTCTTTGCCTctctttttgcttttgtttttctttccatcTTACGTTATAACttcaagaacaagaacaaggCAAAGATCCATGACGAAACCACATTAAAGACCCAGAATGATAATGTAAGGTTGCCTGATAACGGCTCCGGTAATGACGTCATAATTGTTGGTGCTGGGGTTGCCGGTGCTGCCCTCGCTTATACTCTTGGAAAG GATGGAAGGAGAGTTCATGTGATAGAAAGGGACTTAACAGAGCCTGACAGAATAGTCGGTGAGCTGCTCCAACCAGGCGGATATCtgaaattaattgaattgggTCTTGAAG ATTGTGTGCTGGAAATTGATGCCCAGAGAGTGCTTGGTTATGCTCTCTTCAAGGATGGTAAAAATACTAGATTATCGTATCCCTTGGAAAAATTCCATGCTGATGTTGCAGGGAGGAGCTTCCATAATGGGCGTTTTATTCAGAGGATGAGAGAAAAAGCTGCTAGCCTTCCCAA TGTAAAATTAGAGCAAGGAACAGTGACATCCCTACTTGAAGAAAATGGGACTATTAAGGGGGTTCAATACAAAACTAAGGATGGCCAAGAAATCAGAGCTTATGCACCTCTTACAATTGTTTGTGATGGATGCTTCTCAAACTTGCGTCGTTCTCTATGTAATCCTAAG GTAGATGTGCCCTCTTGTTTTGTGGGTTTAGTCCTTGAGAATTGTCAGCTCCCTTTTGCAAATCATGGACATGTTGTTCTGGCAGATCCTTCGCCGATTCTGTTTTATCCAATTAGCAGCACTGAGGTTCGCTGTTTGGTTGATGTGCCGGGACAAAAAGTACCTTCAATTGCTAATGGTGAAATGGCCAAGTATTTGAAGAACGTGGTGGCACCGCAG ATTCCTCCCGTGCTTCATGATGCCTTCATATCCGCAATAGATAAAGGTAATATCAGGACGATGCCAAATAGAAGCATGCCAGCTGATCCCCATCCTACTCCTGGAGCCCTTCTAATGGGTGACGCTTTCAATATGCGCCATCCATTGACTGGTGGCGGGATGACTGTGGCACTGTCAGATATCGTTGTGCTCCGGGATCTTCTTAAGCCACTACGTGaccttaatgatgcaacttcCCTGACCAAATATCTTGAATCCTTTTATACATTGCGCAAG CCTGTTGCATCTACGATAAATACTCTGGCAGGTGCATTGTACAAGGTATTCTCTGCTTCTCCTGATCAGGCAAGGAAGGAAATGCGCCAAGCATGCTTCGACTATCTAAGCCTTGGGGGCATATTTTCATCAGGACCTGTGGCTTTACTCTCTGGTCTCAACCCACGTCCACTAAGCTTAGTAATGCATTTCTTTGCTGTTGCAATATATGGTGTTGGTCGCCTGCTTCTTCCATTTCCTTCACCTAAAGCCGTATGGATTGGGGCTAGACTGATATCA AGTGCATCCGGTATTATTTTCCCCATTATCAAAGCGGAGGGAGTGAGGCAAATGTTCTTTCCTGCTACTATTCCTGCAATATACAGACCTCCTCCTGTTAAAGATACAGCAGATGATGAACAAAAGTCAAGGTAG
- the LOC8267674 gene encoding squalene monooxygenase SE1 isoform X2: protein MVGLLINFINHLDRCRRDYIMDGRRVHVIERDLTEPDRIVGELLQPGGYLKLIELGLEDCVLEIDAQRVLGYALFKDGKNTRLSYPLEKFHADVAGRSFHNGRFIQRMREKAASLPNVKLEQGTVTSLLEENGTIKGVQYKTKDGQEIRAYAPLTIVCDGCFSNLRRSLCNPKVDVPSCFVGLVLENCQLPFANHGHVVLADPSPILFYPISSTEVRCLVDVPGQKVPSIANGEMAKYLKNVVAPQIPPVLHDAFISAIDKGNIRTMPNRSMPADPHPTPGALLMGDAFNMRHPLTGGGMTVALSDIVVLRDLLKPLRDLNDATSLTKYLESFYTLRKPVASTINTLAGALYKVFSASPDQARKEMRQACFDYLSLGGIFSSGPVALLSGLNPRPLSLVMHFFAVAIYGVGRLLLPFPSPKAVWIGARLISSASGIIFPIIKAEGVRQMFFPATIPAIYRPPPVKDTADDEQKSR from the exons ATGGTTGGCttgttaataaatttcataaatcatTTGGACAGATGCAGAAGAGATTATATTATG GATGGAAGGAGAGTTCATGTGATAGAAAGGGACTTAACAGAGCCTGACAGAATAGTCGGTGAGCTGCTCCAACCAGGCGGATATCtgaaattaattgaattgggTCTTGAAG ATTGTGTGCTGGAAATTGATGCCCAGAGAGTGCTTGGTTATGCTCTCTTCAAGGATGGTAAAAATACTAGATTATCGTATCCCTTGGAAAAATTCCATGCTGATGTTGCAGGGAGGAGCTTCCATAATGGGCGTTTTATTCAGAGGATGAGAGAAAAAGCTGCTAGCCTTCCCAA TGTAAAATTAGAGCAAGGAACAGTGACATCCCTACTTGAAGAAAATGGGACTATTAAGGGGGTTCAATACAAAACTAAGGATGGCCAAGAAATCAGAGCTTATGCACCTCTTACAATTGTTTGTGATGGATGCTTCTCAAACTTGCGTCGTTCTCTATGTAATCCTAAG GTAGATGTGCCCTCTTGTTTTGTGGGTTTAGTCCTTGAGAATTGTCAGCTCCCTTTTGCAAATCATGGACATGTTGTTCTGGCAGATCCTTCGCCGATTCTGTTTTATCCAATTAGCAGCACTGAGGTTCGCTGTTTGGTTGATGTGCCGGGACAAAAAGTACCTTCAATTGCTAATGGTGAAATGGCCAAGTATTTGAAGAACGTGGTGGCACCGCAG ATTCCTCCCGTGCTTCATGATGCCTTCATATCCGCAATAGATAAAGGTAATATCAGGACGATGCCAAATAGAAGCATGCCAGCTGATCCCCATCCTACTCCTGGAGCCCTTCTAATGGGTGACGCTTTCAATATGCGCCATCCATTGACTGGTGGCGGGATGACTGTGGCACTGTCAGATATCGTTGTGCTCCGGGATCTTCTTAAGCCACTACGTGaccttaatgatgcaacttcCCTGACCAAATATCTTGAATCCTTTTATACATTGCGCAAG CCTGTTGCATCTACGATAAATACTCTGGCAGGTGCATTGTACAAGGTATTCTCTGCTTCTCCTGATCAGGCAAGGAAGGAAATGCGCCAAGCATGCTTCGACTATCTAAGCCTTGGGGGCATATTTTCATCAGGACCTGTGGCTTTACTCTCTGGTCTCAACCCACGTCCACTAAGCTTAGTAATGCATTTCTTTGCTGTTGCAATATATGGTGTTGGTCGCCTGCTTCTTCCATTTCCTTCACCTAAAGCCGTATGGATTGGGGCTAGACTGATATCA AGTGCATCCGGTATTATTTTCCCCATTATCAAAGCGGAGGGAGTGAGGCAAATGTTCTTTCCTGCTACTATTCCTGCAATATACAGACCTCCTCCTGTTAAAGATACAGCAGATGATGAACAAAAGTCAAGGTAG
- the LOC8267673 gene encoding pentatricopeptide repeat-containing protein At3g49740 — MRKFPFCARPVTTLTEATAKNLHEQQQQLLKLNRQLAKLTHSTQYKDALHLFDKIRSLYYYLKPDHYTLSTTLTACANLCDTTFGNKLHAYAIKSSLKTYTHVANTLLSLYAKAKEIDSVKWVFGETENPDVYSYATLVSACAKLGHVDYACVLFDVMPQRDVVVWNAMITGCMESGNEEIGLNYFRDMCRSGVRHDNYSLASVLSGCKLVMVNFGMQVHSLVIKSGSLVEPSVINALITMYFNCENVLDGYLVFEEAEDSVRDQITYNVMIDGLVSVGRIEEALIICRKMLGSCLRPNELTFVSLMSSCLHAEIGYQFHAQAIKMGFEASTSLSNATITMYSSCKDLHAARKVFERLERKDPVSWNTMISSYTQGNFGRLAILAYLEMRRTGTEPDEFTFGSLLASSELLETVEMIHALVFRNSLISNIQVSNALASAYSKHGNMEQSYQIFSDMSFRDLISWNSIISGFLLNGLPLLGLEKFSELQMSEFKSNEYTLNIILSICASIPALGQGKQVHGYIMRSGFSSEVSLGNGLITFYAKCGLIDWSSRVFTALAKKDTVSWNALISAYAQHGKGNEAIYQFEAMQHSSEVQPDDATFKIVLSACSHAGLIDDGIRIFNSMVDKYGVVPGVDHFSCIVDLLGRAGYFDEVERLMNSEHFEAHPNIYWSLLSACAAHGNLKLGKLISEFLLETEQDNPSVYVHLSNMYAAAGQWEEAANTRKLIDSTRTVKQPGYSWISS; from the coding sequence ATGAGAAAGTTCCCATTTTGTGCAAGGCCTGTAACTACCTTAACCGAAGCAACCGCCAAAAACCTACATGAACAACAGCAACAACTCCTCAAACTTAATCGACAACTAGCAAAACTAACTCACTCAACCCAGTACAAAGATGCACTCCATCTGTTCGACAAAATCCGCTCACTTTACTACTACCTCAAACCAGACCATTACACTCTCTCTACAACACTCACTGCCTGTGCAAATCTATGCGATACCACTTTTGGCAACAAGCTCCACGCCTACGCCATTAAATCAAGCCTCAAAACCTACACTCATGTTGCAAACACCCTCCTCTCATTATATGCCAAAGCGAAAGAAATTGACTCGGTGAAGTGGGTTTTCGGTGAAACTGAAAACCCAGATGTATATTCTTATGCAACGTTAGTATCTGCTTGTGCTAAATTGGGTCACGTTGATTACGCATGCGTGTTGTTTGATGTAATGCCACAGAGGGATGTCGTGGTTTGGAATGCGATGATTACAGGGTGTATGGAGAGTGGGAATGAAGAGATTGggctaaattattttagagatATGTGTAGATCGGGAGTTAGACATGATAATTATAGTTTAGCGAGTGTTTTAAGTGGGTGTAAATTGGTGATGGTGAATTTTGGGATGCAGGTGCATTCGTTAGTGATTAAATCTGGATCGTTGGTTGAACCTTCTGTTATTAATGCTTTAATTACCATGTATTTTAACTGTGAAAATGTTTTGGATGGTTACTTGGTGTTTGAAGAAGCTGAAGATTCAGTGCGTGATCAGATTACTTACAATGTGATGATTGATGGTTTGGTTAGTGTTGGGAGAATTGAAGAGGCTTTGATAATATGCAGAAAGATGCTAGGGAGTTGTCTTAGGCCTAATGAGTTGACTTTTGTGAGTTTAATGAGCTCGTGTTTACATGCAGAAATTGGGTATCAATTCCATGCCCAAGCTATAAAGATGGGTTTTGAAGCTAGTACTTCTTTAAGCAATGCAACAATAACTATGTATTCTAGTTGTAAAGATTTGCATGCAGCTCGCAAGGTTTTTGAGAGGCTGGAAAGGAAAGATCCTGTCTCATGGAATACTATGATATCCAGCTATACTCAAGGAAATTTTGGTAGATTAGCAATTTTAGCCTACTTGGAAATGAGGAGAACAGGTACTGAACCAGATGAGTTTACTTTTGGAAGCTTGTTGGCCAGCTCAGAGCTCCTAGAAACAGTGGAGATGATCCATGCCCTTGTATTTAGAAACAGTCTCATTTCAAATATACAGGTTTCTAATGCATTGGCTTCTGCATATTCCAAGCATGGGAATATGGAGCAGTCCTATCAAATATTCTCTGATATGTCTTTTAGGGATTTGATCTCCTGGAATTCTATTATTTCTGGTTTTCTGTTAAATGGGCTCCCATTGCTAGGCTTAGAGAAATTCTCTGAGCTGCAGATGTCAGAATTCAAGTCAAATGAGTATACCCTCAACATTATTCTAAGTATTTGTGCTAGCATTCCAGCTTTAGGACAAGGGAAACAGGTTCATGGTTATATTATGAGATCTGGGTTCAGTTCAGAAGTTTCTTTAGGCAATGGCCTTATAACTTTTTATGCTAAATGTGGACTTATAGACTGGTCTTCAAGGGTATTTACTGCATTGGCCAAAAAAGATACAGTCTCATGGAATGCCTTGATATCTGCTTACGCACAGCATGGGAAAGGAAATGAAGCTATATACCAGTTTGAGGCAATGCAACACTCGTCTGAGGTCCAACCAGATGATGCCACCTTTAAAATAGTTCTTTCCGCTTGCAGCCATGCAGGTCTAATTGATGATGGCATTCGGATTTTTAATTCTATGGTTGATAAATATGGTGTTGTTCCTGGAGTTGATCACTTCTCTTGTATTGTTGACCTTTTAGGTCGTGCTGGGTATTTTGATGAAGTTGAAAGATTAATGAACAGTGAACATTTTGAAGCTCATCCCAACATCTACTGGTCACTATTGAGTGCTTGCGCAGCGCATGGTAATTTAAAGCTAGGAAAATTAATCAGTGAGTTTCTCCTTGAAACGGAACAGGATAATCCATCAGTTTATGTGCATTTATCGAATATGTATGCAGCTGCTGGTCAATGGGAAGAAGCAGCTAATACGAGGAAATTGATTGATAGCACTAGGACGGTGAAGCAACCTGGGTACAGTTGGATCAGCTCATAA
- the LOC8267676 gene encoding receptor-like protein 44: protein MGAWPLLALILLSFFTTLSTSDPNDEACLTHLSQSLKDPTNSLQNWTKPNLANPCSGFNSYLSGATCNNGRIYKLSLTNLSLQGSISPYISNCTNLQTLDLSSNSLTGPIPADLQYLVNLAVLNLSSNRLEGEIPAQVAYCAYLNVIDFHDNFLSGQIPQQLGLLVRLSAFDVSNNKLSGPIPASLGNRSGNLPRFNATSFGGNKDLYGYPLPPMKSKGLSVLAIVGIGLGSGFASLVLSFTGVCIWLKITEQKMALEEGKISQLMPDY from the coding sequence ATGGGTGCTTGGCCTCTGCTTGCTTTAATCTTGCTAAGCTTCTTTACTACTCTTTCAACATCAGATCCAAATGATGAAGCATgtttaacccatttaagtcaATCTTTAAAAGACCCAACTAATTCTCTTCAAAACTGGACTAAACCGAATCTTGCAAACCCATGTTCTGGTTTCAACTCTTATCTTTCCGGTGCTACTTGTAACAATGGTCGAATCTACAAGCTTTCTCTCACAAATCTTTCTCTTCAAGGCTCTATTTCTCCTTATATATCAAACTGTACCAATCTTCAAACTTTAGACCTCTCTTCTAATTCTCTTACCGGTCCTATTCCTGCAGATTTACAGTACTTGGTCAATCTTGCTGTGCTTAATCTTTCTTCTAATAGATTAGAAGGAGAGATCCCTGCACAGGTTGCATACTGTGCTTATTTAAATGTGATTGATTTTCATGATAACTTTCTTTCTGGTCAAATACCACAACAGTTGGGTCTTTTGGTAAGGCTATCAGCTTTTGATGTCAGCAATAACAAGTTATCAGGGCCAATACCTGCTTCATTGGGGAATAGGAGTGGGAATTTGCCAAGATTTAATGCAACttcttttggaggaaataaAGATCTTTATGGATACCCTTTGCCTCCTATGAAGAGTAAAGGTTTATCTGTTTTGGCCATTGTCGGGATTGGTTTGGGAAGTGGGTTTGCCAGTTTGGTACTCAGTTTTACTGGTGTTTGTATTTGGTTGAAGATTACTGAACAGAAGATGGCTCTTGAAGAAGGCAAAATTAGTCAACTTATGCCTGATTATTGA
- the LOC8267675 gene encoding DEAD-box ATP-dependent RNA helicase 16, with protein MANTEEKPHESTQDDEIKEELEEIKEEEEEEEEEELSFEELGLDPRLIRALNKKEISIRKPTPIQRVAIPLILEGKDVVARAKTGSGKTLAYLLPLLQKLFSDSGSKKKLAPSAFILVPSGELCQQVYKEVSALIDWCKVQLKAVQLTSKMSGSDLRTAIAGPPDILISSPASLAKCLSVGLLQSASINDSLEILVLDEADLLLSFGYEDDLRALTALIPRRCQCLLMSATSSDDVDKLKKLMLHNPYILTLPEVEGNKDEAIPKNVQQFWISCSGRDKLVHILALLKLDLVQKKVLIFTNSIDMSFRLRLFLEKFGIKSAILNAELPQNSRLHILEEFNAGLFDYLIATDDSETKEKEQEQADRNLAQSRKSKKSKQKLDSEFGVVRGIDFKNVHTVVNYDMPLNAAGYVHRIGRTGRGYNSGSSVSLVSPDEMEILEDVKSFLGDDENKDSNIIAPFPLLTKNAVESLRYRAEDVAKSVTKIAVKEARAQDLRNEILNSEKLKAHFEANPRDLDLLKHDKVLSKNPPAPHLRDVPDYLMDATTKEASKMVKLARAAMGKNNPSRRQGSKKKFRKSKDPLKALSFQSQAPKKSDKGGMKRERKDGDSTHKHKKGRTV; from the exons ATGGCTAATACTGAAGAGAAACCACATGAATCAACACAGGATGATGAAATCAAAGAGGAACTAgaggaaataaaagaagaagaagaagaagaagaagaagaagaattgaGCTTTGAAGAGCTAGGGTTAGACCCTCGCTTAATTCGAGCCCTAAACAAGAAGGAAATTAGCATTAGAAAGCCAACTCCAATTCAGCGTGTCGCTATTCCTTTAATTTTG GAAGGGAAAGATGTTGTTGCAAGAGCAAAAACAGGTTCAGGAAAGACTTTAGCTTACTTGCTTCCTTTGCTTCAAAAGCTATTCTCTGATTCTGGTTCGAAGAAGAAGCTTGCTCCTTCTGCATTCATTCTTGTTCCAAGCGGAGAGCTGTGTCAGCAG GTTTATAAGGAAGTTTCGGCTCTCATTGATTGGTGTAAAGTTCAATTGAAAGCTGTACAGTTGACAAGCAAAATGTCCGGTTCTGATTTG CGGACTGCAATTGCTGGACCTCCTGATATTCTTATTTCGAGTCCTGCTTCTTTAGCTAAATGCTTGTCAGTTGGTTTACTTCAGTCAGCTTCTATAAATGATTCACTTGAAATTCTTGTTCTTGATGAG GCAGATCTTCTGTTGTCTTTTGGATATGAAGATGATTTAAGAGCTCTTACAGCTCTTATTCCTAGACGTTGTCAATGTCTTCTTATGTCTGCAACATCAAG CGATGATGTTGATAAACTAAAGAAGCTCATGCTGCACAATCCATACATTTTGACTTTGCCAGAAGTAGAAGGTAATAAGGATGAAGCTATCCCCAAAAATGTTCAGCAATTTTGG ATTTCATGCAGTGGTCGTGACAAGTTAGTCCACATTCTCGCTCTTTTGAAGCTGGATCTGGTTCAGAAGAAAGTcctaatatttactaattccATTGACATGAGTTTTAGGCTGAGACTGTTTCTGGAAAag TTTGGGATAAAGTCCGCCATCTTAAATGCTGAGTTGCCACAGAATTCTCGCCTTCATATACTTGAG GAATTCAATGCTGGACTTTTTGACTATTTAATAGCAACTGACGATAGTGAAACAAAAGAGAAGGAACAAGAACAAGCTGATAGGAACCTTGCCCAGTCAAGAAAGTCTAAAAAGTCTAAGCAAAAGTTGGACTCTGAATTTGGAGTAGTGAGGGGCATTGACTTTAAAAATGTTCACACA GTTGTAAATTATGATATGCCTTTGAATGCGGCGGGATATGTGCATCGAATTGGACGTACTGGAAGGGGATACAACAGTGGTTCTTCTGTCTCTTTA GTTTCTCCAGATGAGATGGAAATTCTTGAAGATGTAAAATCCTTTTTAGGGGATGATGAGAACAAGGATTCAAACATTATTGCTCCTTTTCCTTTACTTACTAAGAATGCGGTGGAGTCTTTACGATATAGAGCAGAG GATGTTGCAAAAAGTGTCACTAAAATTGCTGTCAAGGAAGCACGAGCTCAGGATCTGAGGAATGAAATACTAAATTCTGAGAA GTTGAAGGCTCATTTTGAGGCTAATCCACGGGACCTAG ATCTATTGAAGCATGACAAAGTCCTGAGCAAGAACCCCCCTGCTCCTCACCTACGTGATGTGCCCGACTATCTAATGGATGCAACGACTAAAGAGGCAAGCAAAATGGTGAAGCTTGCTAGAGCTGCAATGGGAAAGAATAACCCATCCCGCCGTCAGGGATCCAAGAAAAAATTTAGGAAAAGTAAAGATCCTCTTAAGGCTCTCTCTTTTCAG TCTCAGGCACCGAAGAAATCTGACAAAGGCGGAATGAAGAGGGAGAGAAAAGACGGCGACAGTACTCATAAACACAAAAAGGGAAGAACTGTTTGA